Genomic segment of Mastomys coucha isolate ucsf_1 unplaced genomic scaffold, UCSF_Mcou_1 pScaffold23, whole genome shotgun sequence:
CCCAGTCCTTCACGCAAGAGCAAGTAGCTGGTAAAGGATTTGGGTTTGGAAGCTAGCATTAAGTTTCTTGACAGGGCTGTGGGATGGCTCAGACACAGCACGAGTGGGTTGGAGGAAAGGTGGAGGGCAGTGGAGTCTCACATACCTAGTGAGTGTTGGATTTACCTTTTCCAGATATTGACGGTCAGTACGCCATGACTCGGGCTCAGAGGGTCCgagctgccatgttccctgagaCACTAGATGAGGGCATGCAGATCCCATCCACACAGTTTGACGCTGCTCATCCCACTAATGTCCAGCGCTTGGCTGAACCATCACAGATGCTGAAACATGCAGTTGTCAATTTGATTAACTATCAGGATGACGCGGAACTTGCCACACGGGCAATTCCTGAGCTGACAAAACTGCTAAATGATGAGGACCAGGTAAGCAGTGGTGCAGCTTGCTCTTCAGTTTACTTTGAAGGAAGCACTCAAGGGCATGCCAATGGCTGCCCCACATCAAGGATTGGAAACTAAAGATGCCTCTTCGTCCTTATTCTAGGTGGTAGTTAATAAAGCTGCTGTTATGGTCCATCAGCTTTCCAAAAAGGAAGCTTCCAGACATGCCATCATGCGCTCTCCTCAGATGGTGTCTGCCATTGTACGCACCATGCAGAATACAAATGATGTAGAAACAGCTCGTTGTACCGCTGGGACTCTACACAACCTTTCTCACCATCGTGAAGGCTTGCTGGCCATCTTTAAATCTGGTGGCATCCCAGCACTGGTGAAAATGCTTGGGTGAGAGAACATGGCCAGAGAATTTGAAGGCAGGAAGTAGAAGTGTGCTGGCATGGCTAACAAAGcttctcctctgtcttcccaggtCACCAGTGGATTCCGTACTGTTCTACGCCATCACGACACTGCACAATCTCCTGCTCCATCAGGAAGGAGCTAAAATGGCAGTGCGCCTAGCTGGTGGGCTGCAGAAAATGGTTGCTTTGCTCAACAAAACAAACGTGAAATTCTTGGCTATTACAACAGACTGCCTTCAGATCTTAGCTTATGGCAATCAAGAGAGCAAGGTAGAGTGAACATTGAGTCTGTGCTTGTATAGTGCAGTGCTAAGCATTGAAGGGATGGCGAGCAGGCCTCCTGAGCTTTTACACTTGGGCAGAGAGGAAGGGCTCCGTGTACAGAGGAAACCGTGTTTTGAGGTCTTGTGGTGATCTTTGATTTAGGAGGAGTCAGTGAGAGGGATGACATCCACAGtcctgaggaggaagaaggacgGTGTGCTAGAGAGCAGTTAAGAGACAcagtgtggtgctggagagatggcccagcggttactgactgctcttccagaggtcctgagttcaaatcccagcaaccacatggtgactcacaaccatctgtaatgagatctgatgcctcttctggtgcatccgaagatgcgacagtgtacttacatacataaaataaataaataaatcttaaaaaaaagagagagcattaGACAGAATTTGGACTAAGGAAGACTCAGAAGCTACGGGCTCTTAGTGCCCATTTTCAACTGGCTATTCTGACAGAACTTGCACTACTACTATAAGCTTTCatggtctctttctctgtgttcattgtGGAGAGGTGGCCAGaaatcactattattattatttttttttttttcatacattgatgttttgcctgcatgtttgtctgtctgaGGTTGCCGGTTCCACTGcaactggatttacagacagttgtgagctgtcatgtaggtgctgagactttaacctgggtcctctggaagagcagccagtgctctttaacagctgaaccatctctctagcgaGAGGTGGTGTGCCTGGATTTGAGCAGAATTGTAGCACAGGAGTTACATACCTGGGGCCCCACTTGGAGACTGGATCAGAAGAGTCCATTTAATTGCAAGCTGGCTAAAGTTCGTCCATGTACAGTAACTCAGTGATGGCACTGTTGTCCAGCATTTGCTGGGTCTCAGGACTTacagttccctctctctctagcTGATCATTCTGGCCAGTGGTGGACCCCAGGCCTTGGTAAACATAATGAGGACCTACACTTACGAGAAGCTTCTGTGGACCACAAGCAGAGTGCTGAAGGTGCTGTCTGTCTGCTCCAGCAACAAGCCGGCCATCGTGGAAGCTGGTGAGATCACTCGCAGGGCATGTGCCAGACAACAAAAACACATTGCTCCATAAAgcttgtttctgattttgattttggTAAATGTGAGGTTGGGCCTCACTAGTAACCCTGTGAATATAGAGTACAGCTTAGTAGAGaagtgggtttggtttggtttggtttggtttgagatttGTTGTTAAGGTGTTCTCCCtagagataaaaaagaaaatacatggtttATGTCCAAACCTCTTGGTTTGGCCCAAGAAAATAGTTTCAGCTCTCTGGCTTCCTTTCAGTAAGCAACTAACATCTGCCTGGGCTGTCGAACCAAGCTTCAGATCCCAAGTAGAAGCGGAAAATGATGAAAACATTATGTAGAGAAACGTGCTGAGGATGAGGCCCAGGGTTGCAGCAACCATCTTTGGGCTATTGGGAACACTTCAAGTTATGGAGGTAGTTGCTAACAGTGAACCCATGGGCAAGACATGCGTGGCTTGTGTTCATGTGGAGGAAAAGGATATTAATTTTGCCAGTTTTTCCAGAACGTCTGTGAGacttatttaaatgtaaatgtgtAGATTGATAATGTTCATAGGTAGCTAGGATAGTTGGAGATGGATGTGCATGGAGCCTTTTTAGATGCCCCAGGTCATTCTGATATGGATGTGTGTATCTTGAATATACTTGAAGCAGTGTAATTGACACACTTAGCATGCATTCATCTGTAGAGCAGTGGGCAACTGGTTCCTACTTAGTCTTGTGAAGATGAGCACAATACACAAAGGTAGGTGCAGAGCTCAGTGCACAGGCCTGGAGGCCTTGTCTCAGAATAGAACAGAGGAATGTATGCTATGACAGGAGTGGACAGCACATAACAGTGACAGCTACTGAGGAGGCCACCCCAGAAAAGGAGTGCTGCATAGCTCTTAGGGGAAGGGAGCAACCTTGTTTTTGCTTGAGGCGTGGGAGCTCGGATGTTCTCTGGGTGTAGAGCGCTGTGTGAGCCTTGTCATAGAGCAAGGAGCATGTGGTACAAATACAACTTGAGCAGTTATCAGGTAATGAGCTAGGCAGGGCCCTGGTGCACAGAAGTGACTGCTGTTTTTGGTGACACATGGAGAACACTGCAAAAGGTGCTCAAGGTTGATAACTGAGGCCGTAGTTCTTAGAGGCAGCTGTGTGCTGAGCAGGACAATAGCTGCACAGTGGAAACCACTGAGGGAAACAGCTGGCTTAGAAAACCTAGTAAGTAAATAGAAGCCCTTGATCTGGGGACAGTCCTGGTCCTTAGCAGCCAGGAGACTACAGGAGCAAACCAGAGAAGTGGTCTTTGGCAAGAACATTGGCACCTTGCAGGCAAAGTGGAGCCCTCAGGGCCTTGTTAATTTGTTAAGAAGGCTATTTAAGGTGACATCAGCTAGAAGGACATGGGAGGCAGGTCAAAGCTGGGAACCTGCCTGAGTGTAtgacagggaggaagaggggcGGCTTAGAAGAGGGACATGGGAGCAGGTCAAAGCTGGGGACCTGCCTGAGTGTAtgacagggaggaagaggggtggcTTAGAAGAGCCTAATGGGTTGTTACCACTCAGACCTGCTATCTCCTAAGCTATTTTGATGAGCATTTGGGTCAAGTTGCATGTTAATAGTTAATAGTTGTATAAAGAAAGTAGCCAGCCATTTACCAAAGGCGGAGCATCAGCCTCAACCCAGGTCTCTGCCAGCAGCTGGAAGCAAGCTGTGAGGAAGGAATTATTTGAGTGACCATCTTCATCAAATCAGGAAGGTGGACTACATTATAGTTGGGACAAATGCAAGTCTAATTAGGCTTGAAACAAAGTAAGTGTGAAGGACAAACAAGGAAGTAAGAATGTGTTTCACTCAGAAGTGATTTCAGTTGAAGAAAGAGGTGTGTTTTAAGTGACTTGTTATATAGCCTGTCACTGTTTCCCAGTCTATCCTGGAAAACAGGCTTAAGTAGTCCTGACTGACAGAGCTACAGCGGTGCAGCTTTACCTGACTCCTGAGTCCCAGGGTGTCTACCCGTCAGTTTACATCTGTACTTCCAGACTTGAAGGCATTGCCTTCCCACTTGCATGACTTCATGACTTGAGGACTGCAGTATTGTCCTCTGTGCACACCAAGTGATGGTCGACAAAGCACGCACAAACTGCTTTATCCAGCTCAGAACCGACCCTGGTGCTGAGGGTCATTTTGGAAGCAGCTGAATGAAAGGAGTTGGTAGTTACCTGCAGGTAACTGTCCATAAACAATAGAAGGCGACAGCAGCCATTTGACCATGGCAAAGGTAGACTAGAAAAGCTGTGTGACATTCTAGAAAACGGAAGGAAATAAAGTTCTCggggaaagagaggagacttTTTAAGTCAGTGGACGCTGAGGGCTAACAGGCCTGCCTTTGATGTCTGACTTTGCAGGTGGGATGCAAGCACTGGGGCTCCATCTGACAGACCCGAGTCAGCGACTTGTTCAGAACTGCCTCTGGACTCTGAGAAACCTTTCAGATGCAGCGACTAAGCAGGTACATTGTGGACAAGTTGCTGCCTTGGTGCTAGGGTCTCCATGAGCCCTGAACTCACTGTGTTTTTGTCTCAACAGGAAGGGATGGAAGGCCTCCTTGGGACTCTAGTGCAGcttctgggttctgatgatataAATGTGGTCACCTGTGCAGCTGGAATTCTCTCTAACCTCACTTGTAATAATTACAAAAACAAGATGATGGTGTGCCAAGTGGGTGGCATAGAGGCTCTTGTCCGCACTGTCCTTCGTGCCGGTGACAGGGAGGACATCACTGAGCCTGCCATCTGTGCTCTTCGTCATCTGACCAGCCGGCATCAGGAAGCTGAGATGGCCCAGAATGCCGTTCGCCTTCACTATGGACTACCTGTTGTGGTTAAACTCCTGCACCCACCATCCCACTGGCCTCTGATAAAGGTGAACTGTCATTAGGGTGCACTGCTGGGCACAGAGGTGGTCTGCTGGGAGGGATGGCTGGGAGTAGGGTGGTGGGGCCCAAGGCGTCTATTAACTCAGCATTGCTT
This window contains:
- the Ctnnb1 gene encoding catenin beta-1 codes for the protein MATQADLMELDMAMEPDRKAAVSHWQQQSYLDSGIHSGATTTAPSLSGKGNPEEEDVDTSQVLYEWEQGFSQSFTQEQVADIDGQYAMTRAQRVRAAMFPETLDEGMQIPSTQFDAAHPTNVQRLAEPSQMLKHAVVNLINYQDDAELATRAIPELTKLLNDEDQVVVNKAAVMVHQLSKKEASRHAIMRSPQMVSAIVRTMQNTNDVETARCTAGTLHNLSHHREGLLAIFKSGGIPALVKMLGSPVDSVLFYAITTLHNLLLHQEGAKMAVRLAGGLQKMVALLNKTNVKFLAITTDCLQILAYGNQESKLIILASGGPQALVNIMRTYTYEKLLWTTSRVLKVLSVCSSNKPAIVEAGGMQALGLHLTDPSQRLVQNCLWTLRNLSDAATKQEGMEGLLGTLVQLLGSDDINVVTCAAGILSNLTCNNYKNKMMVCQVGGIEALVRTVLRAGDREDITEPAICALRHLTSRHQEAEMAQNAVRLHYGLPVVVKLLHPPSHWPLIKATVGLIRNLALCPANHAPLREQGAIPRLVQLLVRAHQDTQRRTSMGGTQQQFVEGVRMEEIVEGCTGALHILARDVHNRIVIRGLNTIPLFVQLLYSPIENIQRVAAGVLCELAQDKEAAEAIEAEGATAPLTELLHSRNEGVATYAAAVLFRMSEDKPQDYKKRLSVELTSSLFRTEPMAWNETADLGLDIGAQGEALGYRQDDPSYRSFHSGGYGQDALGMDPMMEHEM